The genome window TGCGTTCGTTCTCTTCACTTGCCTTAGGGTGCCACGCTACAAGGTATTTACCGGGATGGTATTTACTGTAAGCTACTTTTCCTGAAATAGGGTATCTGGTCACATGCACATTGATAGGGGACATGAAAACAGATATCATTAAACGTTCTCCTTTGAAGTACTCTTTATCAATAACCTTTTCAATCACTACTACTTTTCCATCTACTGGAGAAATAACAGTAGAGTCGCTTAATGTTACATTTCTTTTAGGGTTTCTAAAGAATTGCAGAATGATAAGCAGTAGAATTATGGTGATAGCCGATAAGCTTATCTGTAGCATTTGAGGTATAG of Nonlabens sp. Ci31 contains these proteins:
- a CDS encoding phosphatidylserine decarboxylase family protein, producing MFHKEGNQSIFIAFVITIIIMSAIWLIAIPQMLQISLSAITIILLLIILQFFRNPKRNVTLSDSTVISPVDGKVVVIEKVIDKEYFKGERLMISVFMSPINVHVTRYPISGKVAYSKYHPGKYLVAWHPKASEENERTTVVINHKNKIQVMYRQIAGALAKRIVNYAEENQTIIQGNDSGFIKFGSRVDVYLPVDTLITVELNQKVKGGETVLATF